The sequence AGGGACTTAAGTAATGTGACCTTGACTGGGGAGTTGAGTATTGAGGATAAGAAGAAGTTGATTAAGGAGGCTTACGTGAACATAATAATGAGCAAGATGGAGGCCCTCGGGCTGACGCAACTGGAGTTCATGTATGGCGGTGTTCCCGTAATAACCTCCGCGGTCTATGGCCAAAAATGGGTCGTTAGGAATGGTGTTGATGGGATACACGTTAATGGCCCAGACGATGTTGAGGGCGCCGCCAAGGCCGTGGAGAGGCTCCTCGATAATCCAGAGGAGAGGGATAGGATGGGTAGGAATGCCAGGGAGAGGGCCTCGCAATTATTAATGAGTAAGCTCATTAAGGAACTCGCCGTTAAGATCGAGGAGTACCTGCGCTAGGGATCAAGCAGGGTGCTGTTGAATTGCTCGATTATTGAGTAGACAATCCAAGCCATCTCTATGGACCATAGGAAGTAGATCAGCGGCGTTATGTTTACGGTAACCCCATAGGCCGCGATCGTACCCGGTATTGAGAGGAATATTGCCGTTATTAACGTCGCCTCACCAAGGATAACCGGGTAAACAAGCACGTGACCCGCCAGTAAACCGCGTAGGAATGCCAGCAGTATGAAGATTACGATCAACGTAATGTACCCAGTGATTATTGCCGTGAATTGGATGGGTAGGTGCGCCATGTATGAGCTGAGTAGTGAGTATAGTATTAGTATTAGGATTAGGAGTAGTACGTCGGTGGCCGCATTGACGGCACCACTTATTAACCTATCCCTGACCCTCATGATGGGGTCACCGTACTGGTGACATTGGCGATCCCAGGCATCGACACGGTTATGTTTATTGGTAGATTAAGTGATGTTATGGGCATTATGATGCGTCCAAAACCGTAAGGCTCAACATAAACGCTCCTTGAGAGGCCTCTCTGTGTTATTGTTATTACTAATGGTAGTGGCAACGGATTATGCATCGTGAAGTTTAGGTAATACCCGATACCTGACTGATAAATACTGGCACTAACGTACCTGCTTAAATTACCCATCGTTAATGTTGAGATGCCGAGTACGATCAAGGTAATCACTAGCGAGAGTATTGCCAACGCAATTGCAACTCTCACAAAAATCGGTAATTTGATTGAGTAATAAGTCTTAACGCCTTGGTAATTTAGGAATACGTATGGATTAATTAAGTATTTACAGAAAAACTTATTTACTCCTTTGAGTCAATAAGGAAGATATGGGTAAAATAAAGACTAGTATCTACATCGATGAGGAATTATGGAGGGAGTTTAAGAGACATGCTGCGGAGCAGGGTTTAGACGTTAGCGAATTACTGGAGGAATTGATTAAAGAGGAATTGATGATTGAGCTTGATACGCTAATACCCGAGGAGACCAATCCTGAACTTGATTTCGAACCGATTAAGCCCAGGGAACCGGTGAGTGGTCTCGTGAGGGAGATGAGGGATGAAAGAGAGAATAGTTTATCTAGACAGTAGCGCCATAGTGAAGAGGTACATTTCTGAACCAGGCAGTGATTATGTAAAAACACTTTACTTAAGCTCCTATACGGGTAGCGTAAAATTGGCATTCAATATATGGAACATAGGAGAGGTATTAGGGGTCCTTGATAGGGCAAGAATGAGGAAGTTCATAACTGATGATGAATATAAAACCGCTAAGCTACGATTCATAAGAGAAACCCTAAGGCTAGTTAAATTAGGTATCCTTATGGTTATGCCAATTAAGTTATCGATACTAAGGAGCGCATGGACAATAATCGAGAATTACCATATTTATCAAGCTGATGCCATACAGGTGGCAACAGCAAGGTTTGTAGGTGCCAGTGAAGTTGTTACGGCTGATAAGAAATTGTATCAAGTGTTAATTAATGAGGAGTTGAATGCTAAATACATCGGTTAGGTAGGTAATTACTAGTACTACAGTGCCTGTAGGCCCCTCGTTATGAGTATTGCCCCTGCCCAGGCGATTACGGCTATGAAGGCAACCTTATACGTGACCACCGCCAGTACGTAAAGCACGCTCTCCAGGGATGGCGGCTGTGGTATTGAGATACCCGTGAACAACTCTATGTATGCAAGTACGGAGGCCACCAGCAGTAGGGCTATTCCGATGCCGATCAATACGAGGCCAACCCTACGCTTCGTGGCGCTTGAAGACATACAGTAATCAATGCGTAGCTCCTTTTTAATGCGTAACCTAGATATCAACCACAAACGTGAGCCTCCAGTAACTATCGACCTTCCTAATCTCCATCATGTTGTAGGTCATTGCCTTGACTATTAGGCCCCTATAGCCATGCTTATCGATGTCGAAGTGTTCACCGCCAACAGTGGCCTTAACCCTATATGGTCCATTACCCTCAATACTGACTTCCCTAAAGTAATCGCCATAGGCGAATTTCCTACCATCGAATAGGTAAATGAATTCATCAATCCAATTAAACAATAACTGCTCAAGGTCCTCACCATCCACGTTAACCTCCACGAACTCCCTCGGCTCGACCCTATCAATGTAGTAGGTAAGGCCCGCGACACCCAGTGCGGCGTTTTTGAATGCATCCTCGAGTGTACAGCCGTAGGCTATCACGGTAATATCCGCCGTATGCTCCCCATACTCATACCTGGTGGGTAATTGACACTGCATCAAGATGCCACTGCCAAACCCCTTTAACAACCTTACGTGCTATTAATCATGACGTATTTAGGATCAACAAGTCATTAATGTACGTCATTTTAATCATCCATTCGTAAATACCTCTTAATTAGCTTATCGTAATCGACCTCCCTAAGTATTGGATCGGCAAGCCTATACTCACCCTCCCTAACCTTCACAACGAAGTTATAATTAATTAAGGCGTTCAATGCATTCAGAAGTTCTCTATCTCCGAATTCCCTACCAAGCCTTGCCATCACGGCGAACTTTATGTCCTTCCACCTATTCACGACTTTTAACACTGAAAGTATGGCTAGGTAAAGCGCCTTGTTAACCTTGTCCTCGAGGAAGTGCTCTATTTCATTAATCATTATCTTAACCCCCTCATTAATTGTCTCCCTCAACGCCTCATCAACGCCTAGGCTCCTAATGCCGTGATAATTACCAAATAATGTTAGCCAACCAACAACACCATCAAGCCTATCAACGACGATGTCAAAAGAGTTAAATTGAACGCCCGACTCCTTGAACCCTCTCCTAAGGAATTCTCTGGATAATTCGTCATTAAACGGCCTTAGTTTAACCTCGACAGGTGGTCTGCCATATAATGGGGACTCAGGGTTTGGCTTGAGCAGTGTCTTTACGAGACCTATGTAAGAGCCTGTGAATATGAATGAAACCCTAGGATTACTCATGAATACATTGCCGAGTATTCTCAGGAATTGACCACTAACCCTACTCAACTCCTGAACTTCGTCAAGCCCAATAACCGTATCCTCATCAATAGATAGTAAGAGCTCAAGCAGGCTATTAAATACCCTGGAACCCCTGCTCAGGGTTATTCCTGCTGAACCA is a genomic window of Vulcanisaeta souniana JCM 11219 containing:
- a CDS encoding ribbon-helix-helix protein, CopG family, translating into MGKIKTSIYIDEELWREFKRHAAEQGLDVSELLEELIKEELMIELDTLIPEETNPELDFEPIKPREPVSGLVREMRDERENSLSRQ
- a CDS encoding type II toxin-antitoxin system VapC family toxin, with product MKERIVYLDSSAIVKRYISEPGSDYVKTLYLSSYTGSVKLAFNIWNIGEVLGVLDRARMRKFITDDEYKTAKLRFIRETLRLVKLGILMVMPIKLSILRSAWTIIENYHIYQADAIQVATARFVGASEVVTADKKLYQVLINEELNAKYIG
- a CDS encoding archease, which gives rise to MQCQLPTRYEYGEHTADITVIAYGCTLEDAFKNAALGVAGLTYYIDRVEPREFVEVNVDGEDLEQLLFNWIDEFIYLFDGRKFAYGDYFREVSIEGNGPYRVKATVGGEHFDIDKHGYRGLIVKAMTYNMMEIRKVDSYWRLTFVVDI
- a CDS encoding AAA family ATPase, which produces MLFDLHPKETRGELFGRDEEVEYVKRQVRAGNWVIIGGQRGIGKTSLMKVVLNELSREGFRAIYVNARGVTTLRDLLMMLINEINRSRLKLRLNVSLNFIVGSAGITLSRGSRVFNSLLELLLSIDEDTVIGLDEVQELSRVSGQFLRILGNVFMSNPRVSFIFTGSYIGLVKTLLKPNPESPLYGRPPVEVKLRPFNDELSREFLRRGFKESGVQFNSFDIVVDRLDGVVGWLTLFGNYHGIRSLGVDEALRETINEGVKIMINEIEHFLEDKVNKALYLAILSVLKVVNRWKDIKFAVMARLGREFGDRELLNALNALINYNFVVKVREGEYRLADPILREVDYDKLIKRYLRMDD